The Eubacteriaceae bacterium Marseille-Q4139 genome has a window encoding:
- a CDS encoding UbiX family flavin prenyltransferase gives MKKRILVASTGASGQPLLIKCLEIIREQPEFESWLIMSDGAKLTLAQETDIPLAEAEAMADHVLTPDEIGAAPASGSFKMEGMLIVPCSMKTAAGIAAGYVGNLILRAADVTIKEQRTLVLAARETPLSPIHLRNLKELSGIPGVRIIPPMMTFYHKPKTIDEMTYHIAARLLEPFGIEAKEYRRWNGIL, from the coding sequence ATGAAGAAACGCATTCTGGTGGCTTCCACAGGCGCCAGCGGCCAGCCGCTTCTCATCAAGTGCCTGGAAATCATAAGAGAACAGCCGGAGTTTGAGTCCTGGCTCATCATGAGTGACGGGGCGAAGCTCACCCTGGCCCAGGAGACGGACATCCCCCTCGCCGAGGCGGAAGCCATGGCCGACCATGTGCTCACCCCGGATGAGATCGGCGCCGCTCCGGCCAGCGGTTCTTTTAAAATGGAAGGGATGTTAATCGTCCCGTGCAGCATGAAAACGGCGGCGGGAATCGCAGCCGGATACGTGGGAAACCTGATTTTAAGGGCCGCCGACGTGACAATCAAGGAGCAGAGAACACTGGTTTTAGCCGCCAGGGAGACGCCTCTAAGTCCGATTCACCTTCGGAATTTAAAGGAGCTTTCCGGTATTCCAGGCGTCCGCATCATCCCGCCGATGATGACGTTTTATCATAAACCGAAGACCATTGATGAGATGACGTATCATATTGCGGCGCGGCTTCTGGAACCGTTCGGAATCGAAGCAAAGGAGTATCGGAGATGGAATGGGATTTTGTAG
- a CDS encoding MurR/RpiR family transcriptional regulator, giving the protein MAYLENITKNPAELIRQSYQTLSPVQKRIADLILGEIETVCFLRLDEVSKKADVTTVTVIRFVKKLGYESYGAFKKELQNYVQTMIIPKRIVKAEIQNFREAPASDIIRQAIENEFALMSATYDELSAETLTEAAQILKNARKIYIAGTGLNHAIAEMLLVRLNFLCLDAQILPFDNLTLLPYLLASAGPEDAFIIFSFPNYKEFAIDVAKCAKSLGSHTICITDKLTSPVAPYAEKLLLCQTSSLVYYNSMTVAVSLVTVLSTILAVQMDKDPQTQERLDQISSFFR; this is encoded by the coding sequence ATGGCATATTTAGAAAATATCACAAAAAACCCGGCAGAGCTGATCCGTCAGTCCTACCAGACGTTAAGCCCCGTACAGAAGCGGATTGCCGATCTGATTCTCGGTGAAATTGAGACAGTCTGCTTTCTCCGCCTCGATGAAGTCAGCAAAAAAGCGGATGTCACCACCGTAACGGTCATCCGCTTTGTCAAGAAACTTGGTTATGAGAGCTATGGGGCATTTAAGAAAGAGCTTCAGAACTATGTGCAGACCATGATTATTCCAAAACGGATCGTCAAGGCTGAAATTCAGAATTTCCGGGAAGCGCCTGCCTCCGATATCATCCGCCAGGCCATTGAAAATGAGTTTGCCCTGATGTCTGCCACCTACGACGAGCTTTCCGCCGAAACGCTCACGGAGGCAGCCCAGATTTTGAAAAATGCCAGGAAAATCTATATTGCAGGCACGGGCTTAAACCATGCCATCGCGGAAATGCTGCTGGTGCGGCTTAATTTTCTCTGCCTGGACGCACAGATTCTTCCTTTCGACAATCTGACGCTTCTTCCCTACCTGCTCGCGTCAGCAGGCCCCGAGGATGCCTTCATCATCTTTTCCTTCCCGAACTATAAGGAATTTGCCATCGACGTGGCAAAATGTGCGAAAAGCCTTGGGAGCCATACGATCTGCATCACCGACAAGCTGACCTCGCCGGTGGCGCCTTACGCGGAAAAGCTCCTGCTGTGCCAGACTTCCAGCCTCGTGTACTACAATTCCATGACGGTTGCCGTCTCGCTTGTGACGGTGCTTTCCACAATCCTTGCGGTACAGATGGATAAGGATCCCCAGACGCAAGAACGGCTGGATCAGATTTCTTCTTTTTTCCGATAA
- a CDS encoding GNAT family N-acetyltransferase — translation MEVKELNTDRIEEIKEAMTAIFSVEPWNDVWNPEQLHVYVLEIIGNRNSLSFGLYEGGRLIGISLGRIKHWCEGTEYWIDEFGILPKWQGQGAGSRFLAEIEARLAESGITGVVLLTERTVPAFFFYEKNGFKAVDEQVFFAKKIGK, via the coding sequence ATGGAAGTAAAGGAACTGAACACGGACAGGATTGAGGAAATCAAAGAGGCCATGACGGCGATTTTTTCCGTGGAACCATGGAATGATGTCTGGAACCCCGAACAGCTCCATGTCTATGTCCTGGAAATCATCGGAAACAGGAACTCCCTGTCCTTCGGGCTTTATGAGGGCGGCCGCCTGATCGGGATTTCCCTGGGGCGCATCAAACACTGGTGCGAAGGGACGGAATACTGGATTGACGAATTCGGCATTTTGCCCAAATGGCAGGGCCAGGGAGCCGGCAGCCGCTTTCTGGCTGAAATAGAGGCCCGATTGGCGGAGTCCGGCATCACCGGAGTGGTGCTGCTCACAGAGAGAACCGTGCCGGCATTCTTCTTTTACGAGAAAAACGGTTTTAAGGCTGTCGATGAGCAGGTGTTTTTCGCAAAGAAAATCGGAAAATAA
- a CDS encoding nucleotidyltransferase, which produces MKKTSLVIMAAGIGSRFGGGIKQLEPVGPNGEIIMDYSIHDALEAGFDKIVFIIRKDLEKDFKEIIGNRIEKIAPVEYAFQEIDDLPEGFSVPEGRKKPWGTGQAVLAARDVIHEPFLVINADDYYGKEGFKKIHEYMVTEMKEDGDVYDMCMAGFILSNTLSENGGVTRGVCSVDENGTLKTVTETYNIYMDQDGMHASDNDGNPVSVEAGQHVSMNMFGLPASFLKELEQGFPEFLKNIKDGDIKAEYLLPSIIDKCIREKKAAVKVLETRDKWFGVTYKEDKPAVVGSIRKLVEDGVYPEKLFS; this is translated from the coding sequence ATGAAAAAGACATCTCTTGTCATCATGGCAGCCGGGATCGGAAGCCGTTTTGGGGGCGGCATCAAGCAGCTGGAACCGGTTGGGCCTAACGGAGAGATTATCATGGATTATTCCATCCATGATGCCCTGGAGGCCGGCTTTGACAAAATTGTATTTATTATCCGCAAGGATCTGGAAAAAGATTTTAAGGAAATTATCGGAAACCGCATCGAAAAAATCGCACCTGTGGAGTATGCCTTCCAGGAAATCGACGACCTGCCGGAAGGCTTTTCGGTGCCGGAGGGGAGAAAAAAGCCGTGGGGAACAGGCCAGGCCGTACTGGCTGCAAGAGACGTGATCCACGAGCCGTTCCTTGTCATCAACGCCGATGATTACTACGGAAAAGAGGGCTTCAAAAAGATCCATGAGTACATGGTAACAGAAATGAAAGAGGACGGGGACGTCTATGATATGTGCATGGCCGGCTTCATCCTTTCCAATACTTTAAGTGAAAACGGCGGAGTGACCCGCGGCGTCTGCTCCGTGGACGAGAACGGCACCTTGAAGACCGTAACCGAAACCTACAATATTTACATGGATCAGGACGGCATGCATGCAAGCGACAACGACGGAAACCCGGTGTCCGTAGAGGCCGGACAGCACGTCTCCATGAACATGTTCGGACTTCCGGCAAGCTTTTTAAAGGAGCTGGAGCAGGGCTTCCCGGAATTCTTAAAGAACATAAAGGACGGTGACATCAAGGCCGAGTACCTGCTTCCGTCGATCATCGACAAGTGCATCCGGGAAAAGAAAGCAGCCGTAAAGGTGCTGGAAACCAGGGACAAATGGTTTGGCGTGACCTATAAAGAAGACAAGCCGGCTGTGGTTGGTTCCATCCGGAAGCTGGTGGAAGACGGCGTTTATCCGGAGAAGCTGTTCTCCTAA
- a CDS encoding MBL fold metallo-hydrolase yields MKITCLVENTCGREGLGCEHGLSFFVETEGKKLLFDMGAGPLFHENAEKLGIDLCQADMAFLSHGHVDHGGGLEEFLRVNSHAPVYVREEAFGGYYSEKDDGFHDIGLKKELCDHPQIRRVKEAAFEPEAGFLLFSGVSGTRMFPESNRNLKEKSGEAYLPDRFLHEQNLVVSENGKAVLFAGCAHSGILNILDRCTELLGRAPDAVIGGFHLNSPTVGAVSRDYVNSLAAELLKYGSEFYTCHCTGEQALRMLKESMDGKIHGIRTGESLNI; encoded by the coding sequence ATGAAAATTACATGCCTTGTGGAAAATACATGCGGCCGCGAGGGGCTTGGCTGTGAGCACGGCCTGAGCTTTTTCGTGGAGACAGAAGGGAAAAAGCTCTTGTTTGACATGGGAGCCGGCCCGCTGTTCCATGAAAATGCCGAAAAGCTCGGCATTGACCTGTGCCAGGCGGACATGGCGTTTCTGTCCCATGGCCACGTGGATCACGGCGGCGGCCTGGAGGAATTTCTGCGGGTCAATTCCCATGCGCCCGTCTATGTGAGGGAAGAGGCCTTCGGCGGATATTATTCAGAAAAAGACGACGGCTTCCATGACATCGGGTTAAAAAAAGAGCTTTGCGACCATCCTCAGATCCGCCGTGTAAAAGAGGCGGCATTTGAGCCGGAGGCCGGGTTCCTTCTGTTTTCCGGCGTCAGCGGAACGCGCATGTTCCCGGAGTCCAACCGGAATCTGAAGGAAAAATCCGGGGAAGCGTACCTTCCCGACCGGTTTCTCCATGAACAGAACCTTGTGGTATCGGAGAATGGAAAGGCCGTCCTGTTTGCCGGCTGTGCCCACAGCGGGATTTTGAATATTCTCGACAGGTGCACAGAGCTTTTAGGGCGGGCGCCGGACGCTGTGATCGGCGGCTTCCATTTAAACAGCCCGACCGTGGGAGCCGTGAGCCGGGATTATGTAAACAGCCTGGCAGCCGAGCTTTTAAAATACGGAAGCGAGTTTTATACCTGCCATTGTACAGGCGAGCAGGCGCTCCGGATGCTGAAAGAAAGCATGGACGGAAAAATCCATGGGATCCGCACCGGCGAAAGCCTGAATATTTAA
- a CDS encoding ABC transporter substrate-binding protein has product MTKKLRHILAPVLALSMAASLLAGCGSSDSGTSTAETTQGSATTETTASSGGETSGGATASAKDTLILATANETPSLTTNLHNAVAGDYINGMTHNGLFKTNENLEPVPDLVESYETESDTEWIFHLKQGVKFHNGDEMVAEDVKASLELCKESPEVAQYGKSTGTIEVVDDYTIKITTDGPQSGLLSDLCHHGNFILPADLIASGHDFNKEPIGTGPYKLVAWNKGESIELEAFEDYFDGAAPIKHVTWKIIPEGSSRTMALEAGEVDVIIEVETTDVSRLQDNPDVTVFSEAGTSHNFMMINNEIAPFNNINFRKAIASAIDKNAIIQVALNGDGSPVDAMVPDCFPGTTAEGAPTYDVEQAKAYLAESGLDPAQCGFTLICSDDTKLRAGQVIQSNLKDNLGIEIQLESMDLATYLDVTATGDYQAAIGGYTSSNLLAYALGVYHSSSINASNKTRTNIPEIDALIDSIQSTIDPTENEAIVTEFCKAINDNCPQVPLYMKNNTRAYNSKLQGFNLSAGGETYYEEFYWAE; this is encoded by the coding sequence ATGACGAAAAAACTTAGGCACATCTTAGCACCTGTTCTGGCGCTGTCTATGGCTGCCAGCCTGTTAGCAGGCTGTGGTTCCAGCGATAGCGGCACATCAACGGCTGAGACGACCCAGGGAAGTGCGACGACGGAAACGACGGCATCTTCCGGCGGCGAGACGTCCGGAGGAGCAACTGCTTCCGCAAAAGACACACTGATTCTCGCAACTGCAAACGAAACCCCCAGTCTTACCACAAACCTGCACAACGCAGTAGCCGGTGACTACATCAACGGTATGACGCACAACGGTCTTTTCAAGACAAACGAGAACCTTGAGCCGGTTCCGGATCTTGTTGAGAGCTACGAGACCGAGAGCGATACCGAGTGGATCTTCCACCTGAAACAGGGCGTTAAGTTCCACAACGGCGACGAGATGGTTGCCGAGGACGTTAAGGCGTCCCTGGAACTCTGTAAAGAATCTCCTGAGGTTGCTCAGTACGGCAAATCCACAGGAACCATCGAAGTTGTTGATGATTACACCATTAAGATCACAACAGACGGCCCGCAGTCCGGCCTTTTAAGCGACCTCTGCCACCATGGTAACTTCATCCTTCCGGCAGACCTGATCGCAAGCGGCCATGACTTCAACAAAGAGCCCATCGGTACCGGCCCATACAAGCTGGTTGCATGGAACAAGGGCGAGAGCATTGAGCTTGAAGCATTCGAGGATTACTTTGACGGCGCTGCTCCGATCAAACATGTAACCTGGAAGATCATTCCGGAAGGCTCCTCCCGTACAATGGCTCTGGAAGCCGGTGAAGTTGACGTGATTATCGAGGTTGAGACCACAGACGTTTCCCGTCTTCAGGACAACCCGGATGTAACAGTATTCAGCGAGGCTGGTACTTCCCACAACTTCATGATGATCAACAACGAGATCGCTCCGTTTAACAACATCAACTTCCGTAAGGCTATTGCTTCTGCAATCGATAAGAACGCCATCATCCAGGTTGCATTAAACGGCGACGGCAGCCCGGTTGACGCAATGGTTCCGGACTGCTTCCCGGGAACAACCGCAGAAGGCGCTCCGACTTACGATGTTGAGCAGGCTAAGGCTTACCTTGCTGAGTCCGGTCTGGATCCGGCACAGTGCGGCTTCACCCTGATCTGCTCTGATGATACCAAGCTCCGTGCAGGACAGGTTATCCAGAGCAACTTAAAAGACAACCTTGGCATTGAGATTCAGCTTGAGTCCATGGACCTTGCTACATACCTCGATGTAACGGCTACTGGTGACTACCAGGCAGCTATCGGCGGATATACCTCCAGCAACCTTCTTGCTTATGCACTGGGCGTATATCACTCCAGCTCCATCAACGCGTCCAACAAGACTCGTACCAACATTCCGGAGATCGACGCCCTGATTGATTCCATTCAGTCTACCATCGACCCGACCGAGAACGAGGCTATTGTTACTGAATTCTGCAAGGCTATCAATGATAACTGCCCGCAGGTTCCGCTTTACATGAAGAACAATACGCGTGCATACAACTCCAAACTCCAGGGCTTCAACCTGAGCGCAGGCGGCGAGACCTACTACGAGGAGTTCTACTGGGCTGAGTAA
- a CDS encoding ABC transporter permease, whose protein sequence is MIKFIVKRLLALIPVLIGVTLLVYFILDLAPGDPAKTILGEQARPEDIAALREEMGLDDPFFVRYGRYMWDLVHGDFGTSYKTRDPVSEEILARFPNTIKLTLTSTVVAILLALPLGIIAAIKQNTLFDGISMFISLIGISMPVFWMGLLLILLFSVKLGWFPVSGADQGIKSLVLPSFALGFMHMASIARTTRSSMLETIRQDYIRTVRAKGLPEGEVITQHALRNALIPTTTVIGLQIGGMLGGSVLTESVFAWPGIGRYMIQSIQGRDIPSVMGCVILLAISFALVNLLVDLVYGFIDPRIKAQYK, encoded by the coding sequence ATGATTAAATTCATTGTTAAACGTCTCCTGGCATTGATACCAGTTCTGATTGGCGTTACGCTGCTGGTATATTTCATCCTGGATCTGGCTCCCGGCGATCCCGCAAAGACGATCTTAGGCGAGCAGGCACGTCCCGAAGATATTGCAGCTCTCCGTGAAGAGATGGGACTTGACGATCCGTTCTTTGTACGGTACGGCCGTTACATGTGGGATCTGGTTCATGGCGATTTTGGAACTTCTTATAAGACGCGTGATCCGGTTTCCGAGGAAATCCTGGCACGTTTCCCGAATACGATTAAATTAACTCTGACCTCTACGGTCGTTGCTATTCTTTTAGCTCTTCCTTTAGGAATCATAGCTGCCATAAAACAAAATACGCTGTTTGACGGAATCAGTATGTTTATATCGCTAATCGGTATATCCATGCCCGTCTTCTGGATGGGCCTCTTATTGATCCTTCTGTTCTCCGTAAAACTTGGATGGTTCCCTGTTTCAGGCGCGGATCAAGGCATCAAGAGCTTAGTCTTGCCCTCGTTTGCGCTGGGCTTCATGCATATGGCGTCCATCGCCCGTACGACACGAAGCTCCATGCTTGAGACAATCCGTCAGGACTACATCCGTACCGTCCGTGCAAAGGGTCTTCCGGAGGGCGAAGTTATCACACAGCACGCTCTGAGAAATGCATTGATTCCGACGACAACTGTTATCGGTCTTCAGATCGGCGGTATGTTAGGCGGTTCCGTTCTTACGGAAAGCGTTTTCGCATGGCCGGGAATTGGCCGTTACATGATCCAGTCTATCCAGGGACGTGATATCCCGTCGGTTATGGGCTGCGTCATCCTTCTGGCCATCAGCTTCGCGCTGGTCAACCTGCTTGTCGACCTGGTTTACGGCTTCATTGACCCGCGTATCAAAGCGCAGTACAAATAA
- a CDS encoding ABC transporter permease gives MSNASANVENGQVAIKKKSQVADVWRRLCRNKTAVLGLVIVCLLVLTAIFSPIVFDYDTQVTKADYGNTLQAPSAAHPFGTDEMGRDILIRVMYGTSISLSIGVVTVIVALAIGLVLGSAAGYFGGKVDMVIMRIMDVFLAIPGTLLAICIVASLGNSIPNLVIAQAVSAIPTFSRVVRGAVMTVRDAEYIEAARAVGAKDATIIFRDVLPNSLAPIIVQTTLQVASVILSIAGLSFIGLGIPAPTPEWGAMLSAARAYIRDYSYMCLFPGLAIMVTILSLNLLGDGLRDALDPRLR, from the coding sequence ATGAGCAACGCTTCTGCAAATGTTGAAAACGGGCAGGTGGCTATCAAGAAAAAAAGCCAGGTTGCCGATGTGTGGAGACGTTTGTGCCGGAATAAGACAGCTGTACTCGGTCTTGTGATCGTATGTCTTCTGGTTTTGACGGCCATCTTTTCTCCGATTGTTTTTGACTATGACACACAGGTGACGAAAGCAGACTACGGCAATACGCTTCAGGCTCCGTCTGCTGCACATCCGTTCGGAACCGACGAGATGGGCCGTGACATTCTGATCCGTGTTATGTATGGAACCTCGATCTCCCTGTCCATCGGTGTCGTTACGGTTATCGTAGCCCTTGCCATCGGACTGGTGCTTGGTTCTGCTGCCGGTTATTTCGGCGGAAAAGTTGATATGGTTATCATGCGTATCATGGATGTTTTCCTTGCAATCCCCGGTACGCTGCTTGCAATCTGTATTGTAGCCTCCCTGGGAAACTCGATCCCGAACCTGGTTATTGCCCAGGCGGTTTCGGCTATCCCGACGTTCTCCCGAGTCGTCCGCGGCGCCGTCATGACGGTTCGTGACGCGGAGTACATTGAGGCGGCAAGAGCCGTTGGAGCCAAGGACGCAACCATCATCTTCCGTGATGTGCTTCCGAACAGCCTTGCTCCGATCATCGTTCAGACGACACTTCAGGTGGCTTCCGTAATCCTTTCGATTGCCGGCCTTTCCTTCATCGGTCTTGGTATTCCGGCGCCGACACCGGAGTGGGGCGCAATGCTGTCCGCTGCACGTGCGTACATCCGCGATTACAGCTACATGTGTCTGTTCCCGGGACTTGCAATCATGGTTACGATTCTCTCGCTCAACCTGTTGGGTGATGGACTGAGGGACGCACTTGACCCGAGACTGCGTTAA
- a CDS encoding ABC transporter ATP-binding protein, whose translation MENKNASGKDLTAEIKNLVVEFRTDYGTVQALNGLELEIERGKTLGLVGETGAGKTTTGLSLLKLIPTPPGVIVDGSIKLDGQDILAMSEKELRDIRGKKVAMIFQDPMTSLDPVMTVEDQIAEVIRLHEEGSHQDILKRARDMLELVGIPGSRGAEYPHQFSGGMKQRVVIAMALACNPELLIADEPTTALDVTIQAQVLDMMKNLRDKYNTSMLMITHDLGIVAEICDKVSVIYAGHVIEHGTLNDIFKNTRHPYTEGLFNSLPDLKNRQAELKPIKGLMPDPSNLPKGCAFCPRCDYAMEICKTQKPGRVYRNDTHYVECHLYNKDNIQEGKVNRR comes from the coding sequence ATGGAAAATAAGAATGCATCCGGAAAGGATCTGACCGCGGAGATCAAAAATCTCGTGGTTGAATTCCGGACGGATTACGGTACTGTTCAGGCATTAAACGGCCTGGAACTGGAAATTGAAAGAGGTAAAACCCTCGGCCTGGTAGGTGAGACCGGCGCCGGAAAAACGACGACGGGCCTCTCCCTTTTAAAGCTGATCCCGACTCCTCCGGGAGTAATCGTTGACGGCAGCATCAAGCTGGACGGACAGGATATCCTGGCCATGAGCGAGAAAGAGCTGCGCGACATCCGAGGCAAAAAGGTTGCCATGATCTTCCAGGATCCCATGACCTCCCTTGACCCGGTTATGACCGTAGAGGATCAGATCGCAGAGGTTATCCGCCTCCATGAGGAAGGAAGCCATCAGGATATTTTAAAGCGTGCCCGCGACATGTTGGAGTTAGTAGGTATCCCGGGAAGCCGTGGAGCCGAGTATCCCCATCAGTTCTCCGGCGGTATGAAACAGCGAGTTGTTATCGCTATGGCTCTTGCCTGCAACCCGGAGCTTCTGATTGCCGACGAGCCGACAACCGCCCTGGACGTTACGATTCAGGCACAGGTTCTTGATATGATGAAGAACCTCCGTGACAAGTACAACACCTCGATGTTAATGATTACCCATGACCTTGGAATCGTTGCCGAGATCTGTGATAAAGTTTCCGTCATTTATGCCGGCCATGTTATCGAGCATGGTACGTTAAATGATATTTTCAAGAATACCCGTCATCCGTACACCGAGGGTCTGTTCAACTCCCTGCCGGATTTAAAGAACCGCCAGGCTGAGTTAAAGCCGATCAAGGGCCTTATGCCTGACCCAAGCAACCTGCCGAAGGGCTGTGCTTTCTGCCCGCGGTGCGACTATGCGATGGAGATCTGCAAGACCCAGAAGCCGGGACGTGTATATCGCAACGATACCCATTACGTCGAATGTCACCTGTATAACAAAGACAATATTCAGGAAGGGAAGGTGAACAGACGATGA
- a CDS encoding ATP-binding cassette domain-containing protein: protein MSTQPLLDVRNLRKYFKTPKGMLHAVDDVTFTIEKGKTLGVVGESGCGKSTTGRAILRLLEPTSGEVFFEGQDVTKLSKEEMRKKRTDMQIIFQDPFSSLNPRKTISEIIAYPLQINKIITDKNKQLDRVRELMETVGLAERLINTYPHELDGGRRQRIGIARALALNPKFIVCDEPVSALDVSIQAQILNLMKELQKKMGLTYMFITHDLSVVNHFSDDIAVMYLGKLIEKAPSEELFAHPTHPYTQALLSAIPIPDPDAQVKRILLKGEITSPIEPPAACRFANRCPHATDRCRNGEPQLKEISPGHFVSCFLTD from the coding sequence ATGAGTACACAGCCGTTGCTTGATGTCCGGAATTTAAGGAAATATTTCAAAACCCCGAAGGGGATGCTGCATGCCGTTGACGACGTTACGTTTACCATCGAAAAGGGCAAGACTCTTGGCGTGGTAGGTGAGTCCGGCTGCGGTAAATCTACGACAGGCCGTGCAATCCTCAGACTTTTGGAGCCTACCTCCGGTGAAGTTTTCTTTGAGGGCCAGGATGTGACAAAGCTGTCCAAGGAAGAGATGCGGAAGAAACGTACCGACATGCAGATCATCTTCCAGGATCCTTTCTCCAGCTTGAACCCGCGTAAAACGATCAGTGAGATCATCGCTTATCCGCTTCAGATCAACAAGATCATCACGGATAAGAACAAACAGTTAGACAGAGTACGTGAGCTGATGGAGACCGTAGGTCTTGCAGAGCGCTTGATCAACACGTATCCGCACGAGCTGGACGGCGGCCGCCGCCAGAGAATCGGTATCGCCCGTGCACTGGCTCTGAACCCGAAGTTCATCGTCTGCGATGAGCCGGTATCGGCCCTGGACGTATCCATTCAGGCACAGATTCTGAACCTGATGAAAGAACTTCAGAAGAAGATGGGTCTGACCTACATGTTCATCACCCATGACCTTTCTGTTGTAAACCACTTCTCTGATGACATTGCCGTTATGTACCTCGGCAAGCTGATTGAGAAGGCGCCGTCGGAAGAGCTGTTTGCTCACCCGACCCATCCGTACACACAGGCGCTTCTGTCCGCTATCCCGATCCCGGATCCGGATGCACAGGTTAAGCGTATCCTGTTAAAGGGCGAGATCACATCCCCGATTGAGCCGCCGGCTGCCTGCCGGTTCGCAAACCGCTGCCCGCATGCGACAGACCGCTGCCGCAACGGCGAGCCGCAGTTAAAGGAAATCAGCCCGGGACATTTCGTCTCCTGTTTCCTTACGGATTGA
- a CDS encoding UDP-N-acetylglucosamine 1-carboxyvinyltransferase, translating into MEQYIIKGGNPLVGEVTISGAKNAALGILAAAIMTDEDVVVENLPDVSDINAMLDAIRDLGAEVEHLDRHTVRINAGNIHVVTVEDEHMRKIRASYYFIGALLGKYKSAEVPLPGGCDIGSRPIDQHLKGFRALGADVTISRGAVVAHAIDLVASHIYLDVVSVGATINIMMAATMAEGETILENVAKEPHVVDVANFLNSMGANIKGAGTDVIRIRGVRSLHGTDYSIIPDQIEAGTFMCAAAATRGDITVKNVIPKHLEAISAKLAEMGCEVVEFDEEVRVVGKPRQRHMNFKTLPYPGFPTDMQPQMTVALALADGTSVVTESVFENRFKYVDELSRMGAQIKVEGTVAIVDGVACLTGAQVVAPDLRAGAALVIAGLAADGYTTVEDIEYIERGYECFDEKLRSLGAVIECVDSEKEAQKFKLRVG; encoded by the coding sequence ATGGAACAGTATATTATCAAGGGCGGCAATCCGCTTGTCGGTGAAGTTACCATAAGCGGCGCAAAAAATGCGGCTCTGGGGATTCTGGCGGCTGCTATCATGACGGATGAGGACGTTGTGGTGGAGAACCTGCCGGATGTCAGCGATATCAATGCGATGCTGGACGCGATCCGGGATCTCGGTGCTGAGGTTGAGCACCTGGACCGGCACACGGTTCGGATCAACGCGGGAAATATCCACGTGGTGACGGTGGAAGACGAACATATGCGGAAAATCCGCGCGTCCTATTATTTCATCGGCGCGCTCCTTGGAAAATATAAAAGTGCGGAAGTGCCGCTTCCCGGCGGCTGTGATATTGGGAGCCGGCCCATCGACCAGCATTTGAAGGGGTTTCGCGCCCTTGGGGCCGATGTGACCATTTCCCGCGGCGCTGTGGTGGCCCACGCCATCGACCTGGTGGCGAGCCATATCTATCTGGATGTGGTTTCTGTCGGTGCAACCATCAATATCATGATGGCGGCAACCATGGCTGAGGGTGAGACGATTCTGGAAAACGTGGCGAAGGAGCCGCATGTAGTTGATGTGGCAAACTTCTTGAACAGCATGGGTGCCAATATCAAGGGCGCCGGTACGGACGTGATCCGTATCCGCGGCGTGAGAAGCCTGCATGGGACGGATTATTCCATTATCCCGGATCAGATTGAGGCCGGGACGTTTATGTGTGCGGCGGCAGCGACCCGCGGGGACATCACGGTGAAAAACGTGATTCCGAAGCACCTGGAGGCGATTTCCGCAAAGCTGGCGGAGATGGGCTGTGAAGTGGTGGAGTTTGACGAGGAAGTGCGCGTTGTCGGCAAGCCGAGACAGCGCCATATGAATTTTAAGACGCTTCCGTATCCCGGATTTCCGACGGATATGCAGCCGCAGATGACGGTTGCATTGGCGTTGGCCGACGGAACGAGCGTCGTGACGGAGAGCGTGTTTGAGAACCGGTTTAAATATGTGGATGAGCTGTCCCGGATGGGGGCGCAGATTAAGGTCGAGGGGACGGTTGCCATTGTGGACGGCGTTGCCTGTCTGACAGGCGCCCAGGTGGTAGCGCCGGATCTGCGTGCCGGTGCTGCGCTGGTGATTGCAGGGCTTGCGGCCGACGGCTATACGACGGTGGAGGACATTGAGTACATTGAGCGCGGCTATGAATGCTTTGACGAGAAGCTGCGGAGCCTTGGGGCTGTGATTGAATGTGTGGATTCGGAGAAAGAGGCGCAGAAGTTTAAGCTGCGGGTCGGCTAA